GCCTCTGTAGGAAAGGCTGTGTTTGATAATGGCCCGCGCAGACAGACACTGCAGGGTGGTGTGGTTGATGGGTTGGATCAGGTTCTTGGCCATCTCCTTCTCGTCCAGCAGGTCGCAGGCCATCTGCTTCAGGGAGTTGGTGCTGTCAAAGTGCGTGCCGCAGGCGATCAGCAGGTTCATGATGTCCGGGTGGTTGTTGGAGGCGGCCACATGCAAGGGGCTGTTGTTGTCCTCGTCGCGGAAGTTAACGTCCGCCCCACACTCCAGTAGGATAGAGGTGACGTAGAAAGAGGGGAACTTACAGACAGGGTAGCGCCCCACGCAGGTGGTGTTCCTGTCCACGGCCAGGTGGAGTGGGCTGTAGCCATTCTTCCCACAGGGCTGCAGCTTGAGGAACCTGTAGATGGTCTCCTTCTTCAAGTGGTCCTGCTCCACGGTGCAGGGGACCTTCTCCAGCAGGCAGATGAGATGCAGGATGATGGAGAGGGCCTTGCTGAGCTGAGCCGGGTCAGGCAGGTTCTGTTTCACCGCCCGCTCAATCTCCAGCACGCTCTTACTGAGGATGCCCATGAGGTCATCGAAGGAGACTGAGGTGCCCAGCAGGCCTTTGGCACGGTCCTGGAGCATGAAGGAGAAGAGCTCAGCGAAGGACAGCAGGCTGCTGGCTGTCATGGGGCTGAGGGGGTCTAGGTTGCTCTGCTGCATATCCAGGGCGTACTTCCACAGATTGATACAGCGCTCAAAGTTCCCAGAGTCGGCATATACAGCGCCCCGGTAGCGGATGTAGTAAGAGGTGTCGGGGTGGGAGGGGCCTAGGATGCGCTCTCTAATGAGCAAGGCCTGCATCCTCATCTCATCTGGTTCAGAGATCAAGCTGTCTAGCTCCTCCTCATTACTTACCTCCCTGGCATGGTCATAGGCCATGATCAAGTGCTTTGGGTCTGCTTTGTGGAGAACATTGTTGCCGTCCCTGTATCTCAGGTCCATGGCCCTCTTCCAGTACTTTAATGCCCCAAGAAGATCACGCTTTTTATCCACAAAAGTGGCACCAAGCAGTTCCAAGGCGTTTATTCTCTCCAATTGGCGTGTTTGCTGGTGTTGAGTCAAATAGTCAACAATGTTAGTGTGGCCCGTCACACTAGCGGACAGTAGTGGGGTC
This portion of the Salvelinus sp. IW2-2015 linkage group LG15, ASM291031v2, whole genome shotgun sequence genome encodes:
- the LOC111974233 gene encoding protein fem-1 homolog C; its protein translation is MDLQTAVFNAARDGKLRLLQKLLENKIGHEVTKLMAEKTNGATPLLMAARYGHLDLVEYLMECCSAPVEIGGSVNFDGETIEGAPPLWAASAAGHLKVVQSLLGHGASVNNTTLTNSTPLRAACFDGHLDIVKYLVEHKADLEVANRHGHTCLMISCYKGHKEIAQYLLEKGADVNRKSVKGNTALHDCAESGSLEIMKMLLKYGATMERDGYGMTPLLSASVTGHTNIVDYLTQHQQTRQLERINALELLGATFVDKKRDLLGALKYWKRAMDLRYRDGNNVLHKADPKHLIMAYDHAREVSNEEELDSLISEPDEMRMQALLIRERILGPSHPDTSYYIRYRGAVYADSGNFERCINLWKYALDMQQSNLDPLSPMTASSLLSFAELFSFMLQDRAKGLLGTSVSFDDLMGILSKSVLEIERAVKQNLPDPAQLSKALSIILHLICLLEKVPCTVEQDHLKKETIYRFLKLQPCGKNGYSPLHLAVDRNTTCVGRYPVCKFPSFYVTSILLECGADVNFRDEDNNSPLHVAASNNHPDIMNLLIACGTHFDSTNSLKQMACDLLDEKEMAKNLIQPINHTTLQCLSARAIIKHSLSYRGNIPEKLEAFVLLHR